The following coding sequences lie in one Spinacia oleracea cultivar Varoflay chromosome 1, BTI_SOV_V1, whole genome shotgun sequence genomic window:
- the LOC130460733 gene encoding pentatricopeptide repeat-containing protein At3g25210, mitochondrial isoform X1 has translation MITTFIRRALATPLRQILALPLHYRLLSTAPPPSQPHFFKSQTPSEKQFQTWVDHLKPGFTPSDVNNALNSQTDADLAYDIFRWTATQRGYTHDSSTYLTMIQLAVAGRRHRHAEALLEEVLAGACPVTLSLYNSLIRFCCSHRCLFNRVFDVYKKMMKEQTLDCKPNLETYAMLFNALLKKFNRLNVSYVYLNAVRSLTKQMKALGVVPDTYVLNMIIKAYAKCLQVDEAVRVFREMGLYGCEPNAYSYGYLFKGCCEKGRVWQGFGFFKEMREKGLVPSSGAYMVLVCSLALERKFEDAVEVLRDMLGNALKPDLLTYKTLLEEMCRDGQGVDALELLEEFRKTDVSMGEKTYRTLLDTLHFVDR, from the coding sequence ATGATAACCACCTTCATCCGCCGCGCCCTCGCCACACCCCTCCGTCAAATTCTCGCTCTTCCCCTCCACTACCGCCTTCTCTCCACCGCCCCTCCTCCCTCACAACCCCATTTCTTCAAATCCCAAACCCCCTCCGAAAAACAATTCCAAACATGGGTTGACCACCTTAAACCCGGGTTCACCCCGTCCGACGTCAACAATGCCCTCAACTCCCAAACCGATGCCGATTTAGCTTACGATATTTTCCGGTGGACCGCCACACAACGCGGCTACACCCACGATTCCTCCACCTACCTCACCATGATCCAACTCGCCGTCGCCGGCCGCCGTCATCGCCACGCTGAAGCCCTCCTGGAAGAGGTTCTTGCCGGCGCTTGCCCTGTAACTCTCTCTCTTTACAACTCCTTGATTCGATTCTGTTGCTCCCATCGTTGTTTGTTTAATCGCGTTTTCGATGTGTATAAGAAGATGATGAAGGAACAAACCCTAGATTGTAAACCTAATTTAGAAACATATGCTATGCTTTTCAATGCTTTGCTTAAGAAGTTCAATCGattgaatgttagttatgtttATTTGAATGCTGTGAGGTCTTTGACTAAGCAGATGAAGGCTCTTGGGGTGGTGCCTGATACTTATGTGTTGAATATGATTATCAAGGCATATGCGAAGTGTTTGCAGGTGGACGAGGCTGTGCGGGTGTTTAGGGAGATGGGGTTGTATGGATGTGAGCCGAATGCGTATAGTTATGGTTATTTGTTCAAGGGGTGTTGTGAGAAGGGGAGGGTGTGGCAGGGGTTTGGGTTTTTTAAGGAGATGAGGGAAAAAGGCTTGGTGCCCTCGAGTGGTGCATATATGGTTTTGGTCTGTAGTTTGGCGTTGGAGAGAAAGTTTGAGGACGCGGTTGAGGTTTTGCGTGATATGTTGGGGAATGCGTTGAAACCAGATTTGTTAACGTACAAGACCTTGTTGGAGGAGATGTGTAGGGATGGACAGGGTGTTGATGCATTAGAGCTTCTTGAGGAGTTTAGGAAGACGGATGTTTCGATGGGGGAGAAGACTTATAGAACGTTGTTGGATACATTGCATTTTGTGGATCGGTAG
- the LOC130460733 gene encoding pentatricopeptide repeat-containing protein At3g25210, mitochondrial isoform X2, producing MITTFIRRALATPLRQILALPLHYRLLSTAPPPSQPHFFKSQTPSEKQFQTWVDHLKPGFTPSDVNNALNSQTDADLAYDIFRWTATQRGYTHDSSTYLTMIQLAVAGRRHRHAEALLEEVLAGACPMKALGVVPDTYVLNMIIKAYAKCLQVDEAVRVFREMGLYGCEPNAYSYGYLFKGCCEKGRVWQGFGFFKEMREKGLVPSSGAYMVLVCSLALERKFEDAVEVLRDMLGNALKPDLLTYKTLLEEMCRDGQGVDALELLEEFRKTDVSMGEKTYRTLLDTLHFVDR from the exons ATGATAACCACCTTCATCCGCCGCGCCCTCGCCACACCCCTCCGTCAAATTCTCGCTCTTCCCCTCCACTACCGCCTTCTCTCCACCGCCCCTCCTCCCTCACAACCCCATTTCTTCAAATCCCAAACCCCCTCCGAAAAACAATTCCAAACATGGGTTGACCACCTTAAACCCGGGTTCACCCCGTCCGACGTCAACAATGCCCTCAACTCCCAAACCGATGCCGATTTAGCTTACGATATTTTCCGGTGGACCGCCACACAACGCGGCTACACCCACGATTCCTCCACCTACCTCACCATGATCCAACTCGCCGTCGCCGGCCGCCGTCATCGCCACGCTGAAGCCCTCCTGGAAGAGGTTCTTGCCGGCGCTTGCCCT ATGAAGGCTCTTGGGGTGGTGCCTGATACTTATGTGTTGAATATGATTATCAAGGCATATGCGAAGTGTTTGCAGGTGGACGAGGCTGTGCGGGTGTTTAGGGAGATGGGGTTGTATGGATGTGAGCCGAATGCGTATAGTTATGGTTATTTGTTCAAGGGGTGTTGTGAGAAGGGGAGGGTGTGGCAGGGGTTTGGGTTTTTTAAGGAGATGAGGGAAAAAGGCTTGGTGCCCTCGAGTGGTGCATATATGGTTTTGGTCTGTAGTTTGGCGTTGGAGAGAAAGTTTGAGGACGCGGTTGAGGTTTTGCGTGATATGTTGGGGAATGCGTTGAAACCAGATTTGTTAACGTACAAGACCTTGTTGGAGGAGATGTGTAGGGATGGACAGGGTGTTGATGCATTAGAGCTTCTTGAGGAGTTTAGGAAGACGGATGTTTCGATGGGGGAGAAGACTTATAGAACGTTGTTGGATACATTGCATTTTGTGGATCGGTAG
- the LOC110803096 gene encoding probable glucan endo-1,3-beta-glucosidase A6 — protein sequence MKLFNLCLFSLLLSLSSAATFSPKVGVNYGTLGNNLPKPSKSVELIKSLKAGRVKLYSPDPEILKALSGTNLQVSIMVPNEIISNISTNQAMANDWVKNNLVAYPHTLIRYILVGNEILSFTGEADKKKWHDLVPAMRKINYALKTYGIRKVKVGTTLAMDVLESSFPPSNGTFRSDIAVSVMRPMLQFLSNTKSFLFLDCYPYFAWSQSYKSISLDYALFNGDVTYKDPTSGLTYTNLLDQMLDSVHFAMKKLGYPGIRIWIAETGWPNGGDIDQIGANVYNAATYNRNLVQRLNAKPLVGTPAMPGVVLPTFIFALFNENQKSGPGTERHWGQFYPDGSSIYPIDLTGKTPVSSYPPLPKPDNNEPYQGKIWCVVAKDANMTQLADAVTYACGQGNGTCAAIQPKGDCYTPNSSVFHASYAFSSYFAQMKSQGGTCYFSGLAVQTAKDPSYGKCKYPSVTLA from the exons ATGAAGCTCTTTAACCTCTGCCTCTTCTCTTTGCTTCTTTCTCTTTCAA GTGCTGCAACATTTTCTCCAAAAGTTGGTGTGAACTATGGTACATTAGGTAATAACTTACCAAAACCTTCAAAATCAGTTGAACTAATCAAAAGTCTTAAAGCTGGGAGAGTCAAACTTTATAGCCCAGATCCAGAAATCCTGAAAGCCCTTAGTGGCACAAACCTTCAAGTCTCAATCATGGTACCAAATGAGATCATATCCAACATTTCGACCAACCAAGCAATGGCGAATGATTGGGTCAAGAACAATTTGGTTGCTTATCCTCATACCTTGATTAGGTATATCCTTGTTGGGAATGAAATCCTTAGTTTCACAGGTGAGGCTGATAAAAAGAAATGGCATGATCTAGTCCCGGCTATGCGGAAAATCAATTACGCCCTCAAAACATATGGCATTCGTAAAGTCAAAGTCGGGACAACCTTGGCTATGGATGTCCTTGAATCCTCGTTTCCTCCATCGAATGGTACCTTTAGGTCTGACATTGCTGTTTCTGTTATGAGACCAATGTTGCAGTTTCTCAGCAACACGAAATCATTTCTGTTTTTAGACTGTTACCCTTATTTTGCTTGGTCACAGAGCTATAAAAGCATCAGCCTAGATTATGCATTGTTCAATGGTGATGTAACATACAAAGACCCAACCAGTGGGTTGACATATACCAATTTGCTTGATCAAATGCTTGATTCTgttcattttgcaatgaagaagcTTGGGTACCCTGGTATTAGAATCTGGATTGCTGAAACAGGTTGGCCCAATGGTGGAGATATTGACCAAATTGGAGCTAATGTCTACAATGCTGCTACTTACAATAGAAATTTGGTTCAAAGGTTGAATGCTAAACCCCTTGTTGGAACTCCTGCTATGCCTGGTGTAGTTTTGCCAACCTTCATATTTGCTTTGTTTAATGAGAACCAAAAGAGCGGTCCAGGTACTGAGCGACATTGGGGACAATTTTACCCTGACGGGTCAAGTATTTATCCAATTGATTTGACGGGTAAGACCCCTGTATCATCTTATCCACCTTTGCCAAAACCGGATAACAATGAACCATACCAGGGGAAAATATGGTGTGTAGTTGCAAAAGATGCAAACATGACTCAACTAGCAGATGCAGTAACATATGCTTGTGGTCAAGGGAATGGGACTTGCGCTGCAATCCAGCCAAAGGGCGATTGTTACACGCCAAACTCATCAGTTTTTCATGCTAGCTATGCATTCAGCTCATATTTTGCACAAATGAAGAGTCAAGGTGGTACTTGTTACTTCAGTGGCCTTGCTGTTCAGACCGCCAAGGATCCCA GTTATGGTAAATGCAAGTATCCGAGTGTTACTCTTGCTTAA
- the LOC110803104 gene encoding uncharacterized protein, with product MLQWMGGSRRKVTTSRKSTQKRQKQYFEQRKQQQHETAFIENNVDDLDTFDHQKKNRSLDILSLLNVSKVTEECKPLCGVGGLSSMTNKVTRASSVKDVDSSLTGKSGGHAFSASYHTSTSSPVRRLGTTGELYPAGCTLPTRTRVPSLHQMERASSKSSVAHRTRENSTSDVKNVESEYTKSTSAIQPSIFDIIGDDGAIGASEREPVREAHVAFSIEGLGKVGTETPLQSPKHPGSMLNGEHPSFTKAAKNINLCKNFNTMLDDLEMEVDVEKPSRRNCLLGDEQYPISSIKHELPTFKDGMQFDDGQCKTTSLYDEDRHDNFWNGRSPCLDNYQVDEKCGVNWKKYNATTNSFTRRNDASDFKFESFYSQSPPRCQERIPDRFDKLDGDCSFLVSDEPEYSSFVRNYHPQDCYSPFKKLQDTRDNLTSFSGESCSSTAVGGESTADFPSARYMRRYREDLDMPSKSSDYDERMWNVMPTTLRQGEEWHPPRKSMRSGSSHPKSALFSRAPVNESEDYRLFEEEFPLPKMNTHPRSFSTSFEKNQHWSRDSFGLDTATELHRPECFFDGSAEDIPDEFSSENFAFQQPFCSRQSRNTFISKAVYGGSLPGARDFDVHVQSSNSSEVFGDFESAFPAPELSAQESVTEERGNRSQSQPSCPEKVVQVSTEEKNMTPESRLPTQETTVKDYTRSRYMTNTGTSQEVAAHHMEANADYVSDNEQNSPIKESQGSIPVLCRQKVKVRVDDVRCFMGKDVDADNLNKSEAKTVVIDPCFQLMTVERCVLKLFSVPNKKDAVWNAMKLI from the exons ATGTTGCAGTGGATGGGAGGATCTAGACGGAAGGTTACAACT TCTAGGAAGTCAACACAAAAGAG GCAAAAACAATACTTTGAGCAAAGGAAACAACAGCAGCATGAGACTGCATTTATAGAGAATAATGTTGACGATTTAGACACATTTGACCACCAAAAGAAAAACCGATCGCTAGATATTTTGAGTCTTCTCAATGTTTCAAAAGTTACAGAAGAATGCAAGCCCTTATGCGGTGTTG GGGGGTTGTCAAGTATGACCAACAAAGTCACTCGTGCAAGCTCTGTTAAAGATGTGGATTCAA GTCTCACTGGGAAGTCTGGAGGCCATGCCTTTTCAGCTAGCTATCACACTTCCACAAGTTCGCCAGTCAGAAGACTCGGAACAACTGGTGAACTCTATCCTGCAGGGTGCACTCTGCCTACCAGAACAA GGGTCCCATCATTACATCAAATGGAAAGAGCGTCCTCAAAAAGTTCAGTAGCTCATCG CACTAGGGAGAACAGTACTTCAGACGTTAAAAATGTAGAGTCAGAATACACGAAGAGTACTTCTGCCATCC AACCCTCCATTTTTGATATAATTGGCGATGATGGAGCAATTGGTGCTTCAGAAAGAGAACCTGTACGAGAAGCTCATGTTGCATTCTCCATTGAAG GTTTAGGTAAAGTGGGAACAGAAACACCTTTGCAGTCGCCTAAACATCCTGGAAG TATGCTGAATGGTGAACATCCCTCATTTACAAAGGCTGCTAAAAACATCAACTTATGCAAAAACTTCAATACAATGCTGGATGACCTTGAAATGGAAGTG GATGTTGAAAAACCATCTCGTCGCAATTGCTTATTAGGAGACGAACAATATCCTATTAGCAGTATCAAGCATGAACTACCAACATTCAAAGATGGCATGCAATTTGATGACGGGCAATGCAAGACAACCTCTCTTTATGATGAAGATAGACATGATAATTTTTGGAATG GTAGATCTCCCTGCTTGGACAACTATCAGGTTGATGAGAAATGTGGAGTGAACTGGAAGAAATATAATGCTACTACGAATTCTTTTACCCGGAGAAATGATGCATCAGATTTTAAGTTTGAAAGTTTTTATTCACAATCACCTCCGAG GTGCCAAGAGAGAATACCTGATAGATTTGATAAATTAG ATGGTGATTGCAGTTTCCTAGTATCTGATGAACCCGA ATACTCTTCGTTTGTGCGCAATTATCATCCTCAAGACTGCTACTCTCCTTTTAAGAAACTGCAAGATACGCGGGATAACCTGACCTCGTTTAG TGGAGAATCTTGCTCATCTACTGCAG TTGGGGGTGAGAGCACTGCTGATTTTCCATCTGCAAGATACATGAGAAGATATCGAGAGGATCTGGACATGCCATCTAAGTCCAGTGATTATGATGAACGAATGTGGAATGTAATGCCTACTACATTGAGACAAGGAGAAGAATGGCATCCGCCTAGAAAATCTATGAGATCAGGCTCCTCACACCCGAAGTCTGCCTTATTTTCAAGGGCTCCTGTCAATGAATCTGAAGACTATCGTCTGTTTGAAGAGGAATTCCCATTGCCTAAGATGAATACACATCCCAGGTCTTTCTCCACATCATTTGAGAAAAACCAACATTGGAGCAGAGATTCATTTGGCCTTGATACAGCAACTGAACTTCATAGACCCGAATGTTTTTTTGACGGTTCTGCGGAAGATATTCCTGATGAGTTTTCATCAGAAAATTTTGCATTCCAACAACCATTCTGTTCAAGGCAATCTCGTAATACTTTCATATCGAAAGCTGTTTATGGGGGAAGCTTACCTGGTGCGCGTGACTTTGATGTCCATGTTCAGTCTTCAAATTCTTCCGAAGTTTTTGGAGACTTTGAGTCTGCATTTCCTGCTCCGGAGTTATCAGCACAGGAAAGTGTCACCGAGGAACGGGGAAACAGGTCTCAGAGCCAGCCATCATGTCCAGAAAAAGTAGTCCAAGTTTCCACTGAAGAGAAGAATATGACACCTGAAAGCAGGTTGCCTACTCAAGAAACTACTGTGAAGGACTATACTAGGTCTCGATATATGACTAATACTGGTACCTCTCAAGAAGTAGCTGCACATCATATGGAAGCAAATGCAGATTATGTGTCAGATAATGAGCAGAACTCTCCTATTAAAGA ATCACAAGGCAGTATTCCAGTTCTGTGTCGACAGAAGGTCAAAG TTCGTGTAGATGATGTACGTTGTTTTATGGGCAAAGATGTGGATGCTGACAATCTAAACAAATCTGAAGCTAAGACCGTGGTGATTGATCCATGTTTCCAACTCATGACAGTTGAAAGGTGTGTTTTAAAACTTTTCAGCGTGCCAAACAAAAAAGATGCTGTTTGGAATGCCATGAAGCTGATTTGA